The Amycolatopsis sp. DG1A-15b genome contains the following window.
CGGCTCCAGACCGGGTTCGTCCGGTCCTACGCCCTGTCGATGCTGGGCGGCACGTTCCTGCTTCTGGCGGCTCTCCTGCTGGTGAGGTTCTCCTGATGACCTGGTTGCTCATCCTCATCCTGGTGCCGCTCGCCGGCTCCCTGGTGCTGGCGTTCCTCAAGGGGAACGACCGCGCCGCGGTGCTGGCCGCGCTGGCGTTCTCGATCCTCGAGTTCCTGCTGATCATCCCGTTCTGGCTCAGCTACTCGCCTTCGGGCGCGCGGCTGCAGATGACGTCGAGCTTCGACTGGATCCCCAGCTTCGGCGTGCACATCGCGTTCGGCACCGACGGCATCTCGCTGATCATGATCGCGGTGATCGCGCTGCTGGTGCCGATCGTCGTCGGCGGGCTCGGCACGCTGGACAAGCTCCCGGCGGGCCGCAGCGCGGGCGGGTTCCTCTCGCTGATCCTGCTGCAGGAGGCGCTCACGATCGGCGTGTTCGCCGCGACCGACGTCTTCCTGTTCTACGTGCTGTTCGAGATCATGCTGATCCCGATGTACTTCCTGATCGGCGGCTACGGCGGCGCGAACCGGCAGTACGCGGCGGTGAAGTTCTTCCTCTACTCGTTCCTCGGCGGCCTGATCATGCTGGCGTCGGCGATCGGGGCGTACTCGCTCGCGAAGGACAAGCTCGGCAAGGGCACGTTCGACTGGGAGACGCTGGTGACGGTGGTGCGCGACGCGCCGCTGTCCACGCAGATCTGGCTGTTCCTCGGGTTCTTCCTGGCGTTCGCGATCAAGGCGCCGCTGGTGCCGTTCCACACCTGGCTGCCGGACGCGGCGGGGGAGGCGCCGATCGGCGTCGCCGTCCTGCTGGTCGGCGTGCTGGACAAGGTCGGCACGTTCGGGTTCCTGCGCTACTGCCTGCCGATGTTCCCGGACGCGAGCCGGACCCTGGCGCCGCTGGTGCTGGTGCTCTCGGTGATCGGTGTCCTCTACGGATCGATCCTCGCCGCGGGGCAGCGGGACATGAAGCGGTTCATCGCCTACGTCTCGATCGC
Protein-coding sequences here:
- a CDS encoding NADH-quinone oxidoreductase subunit M, with translation MTWLLILILVPLAGSLVLAFLKGNDRAAVLAALAFSILEFLLIIPFWLSYSPSGARLQMTSSFDWIPSFGVHIAFGTDGISLIMIAVIALLVPIVVGGLGTLDKLPAGRSAGGFLSLILLQEALTIGVFAATDVFLFYVLFEIMLIPMYFLIGGYGGANRQYAAVKFFLYSFLGGLIMLASAIGAYSLAKDKLGKGTFDWETLVTVVRDAPLSTQIWLFLGFFLAFAIKAPLVPFHTWLPDAAGEAPIGVAVLLVGVLDKVGTFGFLRYCLPMFPDASRTLAPLVLVLSVIGVLYGSILAAGQRDMKRFIAYVSIAHFGFISLGIFAFNEQAMVGSATYMLNHSLATGMLIVVIGLVIARGGSSRISDYGGMAKVTPLLAGLFLLAGLSTLSLPGTNSFVSEFLVLIGSFVDQPVYTILATVGMVLAAAYVLWLYQRVFQGPVRGDALVGVGGGPGTAIAPELGAKKAITDLNGREIAILAPLVVLILVLGFYPKPVLDTVIPTVQQTLSAVQGGK